The proteins below come from a single Patescibacteria group bacterium genomic window:
- a CDS encoding GyrI-like domain-containing protein, translating to MKHVWKNAEKQFYLPKAKPEIVDIPKFSFFSIAGQGNPNSEFFGEYIQVLYALSYGVRMSEKGGFAPKGFFEYTVYPLEGVWDITEEAKKKGIAKLDKSTLVFNLMIRQPDFVTKEFFSKIVEKTKKKKPLKLLEKAKFETINDGKCVQMLHIGSYDNEPASFEIMEKFAENNDLKRISRKHREIYLSDARKVSSDKLKTVLRFKAR from the coding sequence ATGAAACATGTATGGAAAAATGCGGAGAAGCAATTCTATCTGCCGAAAGCTAAACCGGAAATTGTTGATATACCAAAATTTTCATTCTTTTCAATCGCGGGGCAGGGTAATCCGAATAGTGAATTTTTTGGAGAATATATTCAGGTCTTGTATGCTTTGTCTTATGGTGTACGGATGTCGGAGAAAGGTGGCTTTGCACCAAAAGGATTTTTTGAATATACAGTTTATCCGCTAGAAGGCGTGTGGGACATTACCGAAGAAGCAAAAAAGAAAGGAATCGCCAAACTGGATAAAAGCACTTTGGTTTTCAACCTCATGATAAGACAGCCCGATTTTGTGACAAAAGAATTTTTTTCAAAAATTGTGGAGAAAACGAAGAAAAAGAAACCGCTCAAGCTCCTTGAGAAGGCTAAATTTGAAACAATAAATGATGGTAAATGCGTTCAAATGTTACATATTGGCAGCTATGATAATGAGCCGGCTAGTTTCGAAATCATGGAGAAATTTGCTGAAAATAATGATTTAAAAAGAATCTCAAGAAAACACCGTGAAATATATCTGTCAGATGCCAGAAAAGTGTCATCGGATAAATTAAAAACGGTTTTAAGATTTAAAGCAAGATAG
- a CDS encoding MazG nucleotide pyrophosphohydrolase domain-containing protein, protein MSNLKKHPTLEDFQQYVREIVMERGFNDQSKIQKCLMLGEEVGELFKAVRKAENIKIDRNSDVGSVENELSDVLIFILEIANMYGIDLEKAFRAKEVINSKRVWK, encoded by the coding sequence ATGTCAAACCTGAAAAAACATCCGACGCTAGAGGATTTTCAGCAATATGTAAGGGAAATAGTGATGGAGCGAGGGTTTAATGATCAATCTAAAATTCAAAAATGTTTGATGCTTGGTGAAGAGGTCGGTGAGTTATTTAAAGCAGTGAGAAAAGCTGAAAATATAAAAATTGACCGTAATTCCGATGTCGGTTCCGTTGAAAACGAATTATCTGATGTATTAATATTTATTTTAGAAATCGCAAATATGTATGGAATTGATTTAGAAAAAGCGTTCAGAGCAAAGGAAGTAATAAATAGTAAAAGAGTATGGAAATAA
- a CDS encoding DUF3795 domain-containing protein, which produces MNKLKSKLIAPCGMNCGICLGYLREKNKCPGCRMDGRGKPNFCRKCTLKYCEEHKGKKSVFCFECDKYPCRRLKQLDKRYRTNYGMSMLENLQYIQEKGIQKFMVKEEKRWTCKKCHSIVCVHRPNCLDCGAQVVKTKYNI; this is translated from the coding sequence ATGAATAAATTAAAATCAAAACTAATCGCTCCGTGTGGTATGAACTGCGGAATCTGTCTGGGTTATTTGCGGGAGAAAAATAAATGCCCTGGCTGCCGCATGGACGGGCGTGGCAAGCCTAATTTCTGCCGGAAGTGCACGCTAAAATATTGCGAAGAGCACAAAGGTAAAAAGTCTGTTTTCTGTTTTGAGTGTGATAAGTATCCGTGCCGAAGATTAAAGCAGCTGGATAAAAGGTACAGAACAAATTACGGAATGAGTATGCTGGAGAACTTGCAATACATTCAGGAGAAGGGGATTCAGAAATTTATGGTGAAGGAAGAAAAACGTTGGACCTGCAAAAAGTGCCACAGTATTGTGTGCGTACATCGGCCAAATTGCCTTGATTGCGGAGCGCAGGTTGTAAAGACAAAATATAATATATAA
- the mscL gene encoding large-conductance mechanosensitive channel protein MscL yields MLQEFKKFALKGNVMDMAVGVIIGAAFGKIVSSFVSDVIMPPIGFLTGGVNFDGLFITLKKATDTTDAVNLNYGLFINAIIDFVIIAFVIFIAVKQINRLRKKEEEKPVAPSEEILLLREIRDSLKNTK; encoded by the coding sequence ATGTTGCAGGAGTTTAAGAAATTTGCACTGAAGGGCAATGTCATGGATATGGCGGTTGGTGTAATTATCGGAGCCGCTTTTGGTAAAATAGTCAGTTCATTTGTGTCAGATGTTATAATGCCGCCGATTGGTTTTCTGACAGGTGGCGTAAATTTCGACGGTTTATTTATCACATTAAAAAAAGCAACCGATACTACCGATGCTGTTAATCTGAATTACGGATTATTTATAAATGCAATTATTGATTTCGTAATTATTGCTTTTGTAATATTTATTGCTGTTAAGCAGATAAATAGACTGAGGAAAAAAGAAGAGGAAAAACCGGTGGCTCCGTCCGAGGAAATTTTGTTGTTGCGGGAAATCAGGGATTCACTGAAGAATACAAAATAG
- a CDS encoding peptidoglycan DD-metalloendopeptidase family protein: MYTEVTKITNMLFWLKTKTENKNLQIIGLALFFASFLFIPNLASLEDEVPITDEKKEEIVTEINQQIDEKQEQIDELQKKIDTFKKNIALKQREQATIQNEVSLIGERIDKKETDILAKQTAIEKLELEITDLQYKIGEKSSEIGNEKEDLGEIIREMYEYDQKTYLEVVISNENFSDYFLQLQYIEELGNKTKDALDTLKTLKDSLIQQNVSLDEKKVDVEQEKNQLLGERQDLEGEKSYKDQLLYQTQMDEDKFQRLVEEVKSEQNRANSAITDLEREMRTRLEGGEYDGNGAEIIAGTATLSWPVDPSLGISCGFHCGDYPFIRWFQHNAIDIRTPQGTSLKAAASGYVAIAKDSGLGYSYILIVHGDGLATVYGHVSRIDVVPDQFVRRGDIIGATGGMPGSPGTGSFSTGAHLHFEVRIDGLPDDPMKYLP, from the coding sequence ATGTATACTGAAGTTACTAAAATAACGAATATGCTATTTTGGCTTAAAACAAAAACAGAGAACAAAAACCTGCAAATTATCGGATTGGCGTTATTTTTCGCCAGTTTTTTATTTATTCCAAATCTTGCTTCACTCGAAGATGAGGTTCCGATCACAGACGAAAAAAAGGAAGAAATTGTAACGGAAATTAATCAGCAAATCGATGAAAAACAGGAACAAATTGACGAATTGCAGAAAAAAATCGACACATTTAAAAAAAATATCGCTCTGAAGCAAAGAGAACAGGCAACAATACAAAATGAGGTTTCGCTAATCGGTGAAAGAATAGACAAAAAAGAAACTGATATCCTTGCCAAGCAGACTGCAATTGAAAAACTGGAACTTGAAATCACTGATCTGCAGTACAAAATAGGGGAGAAGTCATCTGAAATTGGAAATGAGAAAGAGGATTTAGGTGAAATAATCCGCGAAATGTATGAGTATGATCAGAAGACATATTTAGAAGTTGTAATATCCAACGAAAACTTTTCAGATTATTTTCTTCAGTTGCAGTATATTGAAGAGCTCGGAAATAAAACAAAGGATGCCTTGGATACATTAAAAACCCTTAAAGACAGTCTGATCCAGCAGAATGTTAGTTTAGACGAAAAGAAAGTTGATGTTGAGCAGGAAAAAAATCAGCTTTTAGGAGAACGGCAGGATCTGGAAGGGGAAAAATCCTATAAAGACCAGCTGCTTTATCAGACGCAAATGGATGAAGATAAATTCCAAAGATTAGTTGAAGAAGTTAAGTCAGAACAGAACAGGGCAAATTCAGCAATCACCGACTTAGAAAGAGAAATGCGCACCCGTTTAGAGGGAGGGGAATACGATGGTAACGGTGCAGAAATCATCGCCGGGACGGCAACATTATCCTGGCCTGTGGACCCTTCTTTGGGCATATCATGCGGCTTCCATTGCGGTGACTATCCATTTATCAGATGGTTCCAGCACAATGCAATAGATATTAGAACACCGCAGGGTACATCGCTGAAAGCAGCTGCTTCAGGTTATGTTGCAATTGCGAAGGACTCCGGACTTGGCTACAGCTACATTCTGATTGTACACGGTGACGGACTCGCTACTGTATATGGTCATGTCAGCAGAATTGATGTAGTTCCGGACCAGTTTGTGCGCAGGGGCGATATAATTGGAGCGACCGGAGGTATGCCGGGATCACCGGGAACAGGAAGTTTCAGTACAGGAGCGCATTTACACTTTGAGGTCAGAATTGATGGTCTACCGGACGATCCTATGAAATACTTACCTTAA